The window CTGAAGCCGATCTGGACCGGTATCGGCATCGCGGTCGCCATCGCCATGGGCTTCGGCTGCGTCCTCGAATTCGGCTCCCAGGAGCTGACGTTCCAGGCGAAGGAGGCGCTCGGCGGCGGCCTGTCGGTCCTCGCCGTCGCCCTGGTGACCTGGATGGTCTTCTGGATGCGGCGCACCGCCCGGCACTTGAAGTCCGAGCTGCACGGCAAGCTGGACCAGGCGCTGGCGATGGGGACGGGCGCGCTGGTCGCCACCGCGTTCCTGGCCGTGGGCCGGGAGGGCCTGGAGACGGCGCTGTTCGTGTGGGCGTCGGTGCACGCGGCCTCCGACGGCACCCCGCGCCCGCTCATCGGCGTCGCCCTCGGCCTGGCCACGGCCGCCCTGCTCGGCTGGCTGTTCTACCGGGGCGCGCTGCGGATCAACCTCGCCAAGTTCTTCACCTGGACCGGCGCCATGCTGGTCGTCGTCGCGGCGGGTGTGCTGGCATACGGCCTGCACGACCTCCAGGAGGCCGGCTGGGTCCCGGGGCTTGGCAACCTGGCCTTCGACATCAGCGGGGCCATCCCGCCGGACAGCTGGTACGGCACGCTGCTGAAGGGCGTGTTCAACTTCCAGCCCGACCCGACGGTGCTTCAGGTCACGGTGTGGCTGCTGTACTTGGTCCCGACGCTCACCTTCTTCTTCGCCCCGGTAGGGTTCGCCTCCGGGAAGAGGAAGGTGACGGTGGCTGATGAGCAGGCTTCGCGGCCCTCGCAGGCTTCGCAGGCTTGAGCGCTGGGCGACGGCGACGGTCACGGCGGCCGCGCTGACGCTGACGGCGAGCGGGTGCGTGGTGGTGCACGGTGAGCGCGAGGTGCTTCCGGCCACCACCCCCGCGGAGGCCGCGAAGGCACTGAATCGGTTCACCGAGGCGTACAACGCGGCCGACAAGGCCTACGACCGCACCCTGGACGCGGACTTCGTCGTGGGCGCGCTCGGCGCCATCGACGGGGCGCGGCTGAAGGCCGGGCGCACCAACCACCCGGAGGGCAACCCCGCGCACATACCGCTGACGCTGACGGACGCCAGGTTCACGATCCCCCAGAAGGCGGGCTGGCCGCGCTGGTTCCTCGCCGACGCCAAGGGCAACAAGGGCGGGAACCAGCGCTGGCTGATGGTGTTCCTGCGCTACGGCGCCACCGAGGAGTGGCGGGTGGCGTATCTGACGCTGGTGGCCCCCGGGGACATACCGGAGTTCCGGAAGGACGAGGACGGCCTGGCCGAGGCCCTGCCCGAGAGCAGCGGCGAACTGGCCGTCGTGCCCGGCGACTTGAGCCAGGACTACGCGACGTACCTGAGCAACGGCGGGGACACCTTCGCCGACGGCCCGCACACCACCGGCTGGCGCCAGCTGCGCGACAGGGCCGCGAGCCGGCCGGGGCTGGCGCGGCAGTACATCGACCAGCCCAGGACGGACGGCGCCTTCGCCCCGCTGGCGCTGCGCACCGCGGACGGCGGGGCGCTGGTGTTCTTCACCACCCGCCACTACGAGAAGCAGACCGCCGCCGAGGGTGCCTCCGTGCCCACCCCCAACAAGGACGTCCAGGCCCTCACCACGGGCGAGGTCAAGCAGTCCCTGACGATGGAGTTCTTCTCCAACGAAGTGGCCCTCGACCCACCGAAGGGCGCGGCCGGACAGCAGGTGTCGATACTGGCCCGCGTCCAGGGCCTGACCTCGGCCCAGGGCGGGTAGGAGCCGGGCGCCCGCGGGTCCCCCGGGGTTCAGCGGTGCAGGGGCCAGTTCGAGGAGTGGGGGTCCGATTCCCCGGCGGCGTGGCGGGCGCAGGCGTCGGTGAGGGGTTCCAGCAGGCTCAGGGGGTCCGGGAGGGCGTACTCGGGGCCGCGCAGCCAGCGCACCCGCTGGTCGTCGTCGCCGGGCAGGCGGGCCGGCGGGACCAGGACGTAGGAGCCGCGGCAGTGCCAGCGCAGGCCCGGGTGCTCGGCCATGGTCTCCGGGTGGCAGTCCAGCTCGCAGGGCCACCACTCGTCCTCGTCCTCGGGCGTGCCGCGGGTGAGGGTGAAGAACAGCATGCGGCCGTCGTCGCTCTCGGCGACCGGACCGACCTCGACGCCCTCGGCGAGCAGCCGCTCCAGGGCCTCGTCGCCGGCCTCCACGGGCACGTCGAGGACGTCGTGGACCATTCCGGTCGCGGTGATGAAGTTGGCCTGCGGCTGGTGCCGGGCCCAGCGCTCGATCTGGGCGCGGTCGGTGGTCGACTGCGTCTGCCAGGCGAACGACACCGGGTGCCGGGCGGGGGTGGGACAGCCGACGCGGTCGCAGGAGCAGCCGTATCCGGTGGCCGGGTGCGCGGCGGGCGCGAGGGGCAGTCCCGCGGTGGCGGCGGCGAGCAGCAGGTCCTCACGGCCGCCGTCTCCGGCGGTCTCCTTGGGGCGACGTCCGCGCAGCCACCTGGTGAGTTTGCCCTCCCGGCCGGTACGACCGCCGAACTCCGCGCTCATTTATCCCCTGACCTCGCTGGTGTGGACAGCATGTCCCATGGTCCCACCATCCTGCGCCTCGGGGGGCCGGAGCCCGCAACCGGGGTGGCCGGGGTGGTGCTCAGCGGGGCGCGAGCCCGTGCAGCGCGTAGTCGACGAGGGTGTCGGTGTACTCGTAGGAGACGGGCGCGGTGCGCTGGAGCCAGCGCTGGGCCAGCGGGGAGACGAAGAGTTCCAGGGCGATGCGCGGGTCGATGTCGGGGCGTACGGCGCCGGTGTCCTGGGCCGAGCGGAGCCTGTGGACGTACAGCTCGAGCTGCGGCTGGAGCAGCTTGGCCACGAACTGCCGGCCGACCTGGTCGTTCACCAGGCCCTCGGCGGCCAGGGCCCGGGCGGGCGCCTCGAACGCCGGGTCGAAGAGTGCGTCGACGGTGGCGCGCAGGACGGTCTTGAGGTCGGCGGCGAGGTCGCCGGTGTCGGGGATCCCGTCGGGCTGCCGGTCTGCCCGCGCGTCCTCCTGCCGGGCCGCCGCCTGTTCGCCGAGGTCGAGGAACGCCTCCATGAGGACGTCCGCCTTCGAGGGCCACCAGCGGTAGATCGTCTGCTTGCCCACCCCGGCCCGCGCGGCGATCGCCTCGATCGTGGTCTTCGGATACCCGGTCTCGGCGACGAGCGCGAGGGCGGCGGCGTAGATCGCGCGGCGGGACTTCTCGCTGCGGCGGCTGGCGTCGGGGGCGGGCTTGTCGGGCATGCGCCGACGGTAGCAGGGCGGGGAGACGGTGCGTCTCGCCGCTCCCGGCGGGCCGGGTCCGGTCGCCTAGCGCGTCGGGTCGGGGGGCGGCCAGGGGTCGCCCCAGTCCGTGTCGCGGGCCGCCTTGTACAGGTCGCCGTGGCGTTTGGTGACCGTCTCGCGGCTCAGGCCCTCGTCGGGCGCGCACAGGTTGAGCAGGACCTGACCCTTGCGGATCTGGGGGCGGCGGACGACGCGTGCGGGGGCGGGGGTGACCGGGAAGCGGGTGGCGGCGACGTAGCTGAACTTCTCGTCCTCGTAGGCGAGGGAGCCGCCCTTGACCTGCCGGTGCAGGGAGGACCGGCTGACCCGGGCCGAGAAGTGGCACCAGTCGGTGCCGGGCACGATCGGGCAGGCGGCGCTGTGCGGGCAGGGCGCGGCGATGTGGAAGCCGGCCGCGATCAGGCGGTCCCGGGCCTCGATGACGCGGGCGTACCCGTCCGGTGTGCCGGGTTCGACGACCACGACGGCGCGGGCCGCGGCCGCGGCGGCGTCCACGACGGCCGCACGGTCGGGCGCGGTCAGCTCGCCCAGGACGTAGGAGACGGTGACGAGGTCGGTGTCGTCGAGGGTGAGCGCCGCGCCGATCCGGGCGCGCTGCCAGCGGGCGTCCCGCAGGGCCGGGTCGGCCTCGGCGATCTCCCGCCCGAGGGCGAGCGCGGGCTCGGCCCAGTCGAGCACGGTCACCGGGCGGATGCCGTCCCAGGTGGCGGCGGTGGCCCAGGCGGCGGCGCCGGTTCCGCCGCCGACATCGGTGTGGCCGGCGGGCGTCCACTCCGGCGCGGCCTCGGCGAACGCGGCCAGCGCCGAGCGCACCGCCTCGAAGGTGGCCGGCATCCGGTACGCGGCGTACGCGACCACGTCGGCGCGGTCGCGCAGGATCGGCGCGTCGGTCGGGGTGCTCCCCCGGTAGTTGGCGATCAGCCGCTCCACGGCCCCCGCAGCCTGCCGGGGCGGCAGCCCGTCGAGCAAGCTGGAAAGCGCGGCACGGAGAGTCTCCGACGGCGGTACAACGTCGTTCACCGTCCGATTCTCTCAGGTCCGACGAACCCCCAGAACCGCCGACGCCTCCCGCCCCCGCAGCCCCGGCGGACCGCCCGCGACAGCGGGGCCGGTGGGCGTCGCCCTCGCCTCCACCGGCCGGTTCGCCGCCGCGCGTAGGGGTCCCGCCTCTCTCAGGCTCGGCGGGCGCCGCGTACCGCTCGGGACAGGCGTGTCGCTGCTGTCGCGCGAGGGGCGCTCGACGGGGGGCGGCGGCGGGGGTGGACCGTGTTGGCCAGGAGGATCAGGAAGGTGTCCGTGGCCCGGTCGAGGGTCAGGGACGTGCCGGTGAAGCCCGTGTGGCCCGCTGCTCCGTGGCCCGCCAGTTCGCCCATGAACCAGGGCTGGTCCACGGCGAAGCCCAGGCCCGGTGGGGCGAGGAGCAGGTCGACGAGGTCGGGGCCGAGAATCCGGGCGGGGCCGTAGGAGCCGCCCGCGAGCAGCGCGCGGCAGAACACCGCGAGGTCGGGGCCCGTCGAGAACAGGCCCGCGTGACCGGCCACACCGCCCAGCGCCCAGGCGTTCTCGTCGTGGACCTCGCCGCGCAGCATCCCCCGGTCCGCCTTGGCCCACGGCCGCCGCTGGTCCTCGGTCGCCGCCGCGCCGGGGCACGGGCCGAAGCGGGTGGACGCCATGCCCAGCGGGCGGGTGATCCCGTCGCGGACCAGGACGTCGAGGGTGCGGCCGGTGATCCGCTCCAGGACGTGCTGGAGCAGCAGCGGATTGAGGTCCGAGTAGGTGTACGTGCCGGGCACGCCCACCGGGGCCTCCGCGCGCAGCATCGCCGACCGGGAGGCGGCGTCGGGGCAGTCGTACAGCGGGAGTTCGGGGCGCAGCCCGGAGGTGTGGGTGAGCAACTGCCGTACGGTGACGCCGTGTGCGGCGGCGGCCCGGAACTCCGGCAGGTACGCCCCCACCCGCGCGTCGATGCCCAGCGTGCCCCGCTCGATCTGCTGCACGGCGGCGACCGCCGTGAACAGCTTGGTCAGGGAAGCCAGGTCGAACGGCGTGTCCACGGTCATCGGCACCCGCCGGTCGGCCGGGAGTTCGACGCCCCGGTCTGTGGCGGGGTCGTAGGACGCGTACCGCACCGCCCAGCCCGCCGGCTCGGCGACGGCGACCACCGGGCCGCGTCCGGCGAGCACGACGGCACCCGCCGCCCAGGGGTGCTCCCCGGTGGTGAGGTCGTGGACCTCACGGACGAGGTGACGCAGCTCGGCGGGGTCGAGTCCGGCCCTCTCCGGTGTGTCCCCGCGCAGTCTCGGTGCGCTCAGCTCTCCTCCTGCACGCTCTCGGCCGCATGTGGCCTCCAGGGACGGCACATTCCCATGAAGCAGGCCAGCGCCACCAGCGCGGCCGCCAGTTGGACCAGCGCCATGGGCACGGCGGTGTGCTCCCCGGCGATCCCGACCAGCGGGGAGGCGATCGCGCCGATGAGGAAGGAGGACGTGCCGAGCAGGGCGGACGCGGAACCGGCGTGCTCGCGGGTGCGCATCAGCGCGAGCGCCTGGGTGTTGGGCAGGGTGACGCCCATCGCGGACATGAGCACGAACAGCCCGGCGGCCACGGGCACCAGGCCCACCTCGCCGAACACCCCCGTGGCCATCAGCAGCAGGGCGGCCGCGGCCAGGATGATCACCACGAGGCCGACGGCCAGCACCCGGTCGAGGCGGACCCGGCCGACGAGCACCCGGCCGTTGACCTGACCCACGATGACCAGCCCGACCGAGTTGAGCCCGAACAGCAGGCTGTACGTCTGCGGGGAGGCGCCGTAGATCTCCTGGATCACGAACGGCGAGGCGGCGATGTAAGCGAACAGCGCGGCGAAGGCGAAGCCGCCCGCGAGCAGGTATCCGGTGAAGGCGCGGTCGGCGAGCAGCCGGCGCATCGAGCCGAGCGTCTCGCCCACCCCGCCGCCGTGCCGGCGGTCGGGCGGCAGGGTCTCCGGCAGCCGGGTCCAGACGACCACGGCCAGCAGCGCCCCGACCACCGTGAGGACGACGAACACGCCGCGCCAGTCCGTCACCCGCAGGATCTGTCCGCCGATCAGCGGTGCCACGATCGGGGCGACGCCGGATATCAGCATCAGGGTGGAGAAGAAGCGGGCCATGGCCACGCCGTCGTACAGGTCCCGCACGACCGCGCGGGCGATCACGATGCCGGCCGCGCCCGACAGTCCCTGGGCCAGCCGGAAGGCGACCAGCGTCTCGACGTTCGGGGCGAACGCGCACAGCGCGGTGGCGAGGACGTAGACG of the Streptomyces sp. NBC_01788 genome contains:
- the efeU gene encoding iron uptake transporter permease EfeU; protein product: MFSNYLIGLREGLEASLVVCILIAYLVKTGRRDALKPIWTGIGIAVAIAMGFGCVLEFGSQELTFQAKEALGGGLSVLAVALVTWMVFWMRRTARHLKSELHGKLDQALAMGTGALVATAFLAVGREGLETALFVWASVHAASDGTPRPLIGVALGLATAALLGWLFYRGALRINLAKFFTWTGAMLVVVAAGVLAYGLHDLQEAGWVPGLGNLAFDISGAIPPDSWYGTLLKGVFNFQPDPTVLQVTVWLLYLVPTLTFFFAPVGFASGKRKVTVADEQASRPSQASQA
- a CDS encoding bifunctional DNA primase/polymerase yields the protein MSAEFGGRTGREGKLTRWLRGRRPKETAGDGGREDLLLAAATAGLPLAPAAHPATGYGCSCDRVGCPTPARHPVSFAWQTQSTTDRAQIERWARHQPQANFITATGMVHDVLDVPVEAGDEALERLLAEGVEVGPVAESDDGRMLFFTLTRGTPEDEDEWWPCELDCHPETMAEHPGLRWHCRGSYVLVPPARLPGDDDQRVRWLRGPEYALPDPLSLLEPLTDACARHAAGESDPHSSNWPLHR
- a CDS encoding TetR/AcrR family transcriptional regulator; amino-acid sequence: MPDKPAPDASRRSEKSRRAIYAAALALVAETGYPKTTIEAIAARAGVGKQTIYRWWPSKADVLMEAFLDLGEQAAARQEDARADRQPDGIPDTGDLAADLKTVLRATVDALFDPAFEAPARALAAEGLVNDQVGRQFVAKLLQPQLELYVHRLRSAQDTGAVRPDIDPRIALELFVSPLAQRWLQRTAPVSYEYTDTLVDYALHGLAPR
- a CDS encoding small ribosomal subunit Rsm22 family protein, translating into MNDVVPPSETLRAALSSLLDGLPPRQAAGAVERLIANYRGSTPTDAPILRDRADVVAYAAYRMPATFEAVRSALAAFAEAAPEWTPAGHTDVGGGTGAAAWATAATWDGIRPVTVLDWAEPALALGREIAEADPALRDARWQRARIGAALTLDDTDLVTVSYVLGELTAPDRAAVVDAAAAAARAVVVVEPGTPDGYARVIEARDRLIAAGFHIAAPCPHSAACPIVPGTDWCHFSARVSRSSLHRQVKGGSLAYEDEKFSYVAATRFPVTPAPARVVRRPQIRKGQVLLNLCAPDEGLSRETVTKRHGDLYKAARDTDWGDPWPPPDPTR
- a CDS encoding serine hydrolase domain-containing protein, with amino-acid sequence MPSLEATCGRERAGGELSAPRLRGDTPERAGLDPAELRHLVREVHDLTTGEHPWAAGAVVLAGRGPVVAVAEPAGWAVRYASYDPATDRGVELPADRRVPMTVDTPFDLASLTKLFTAVAAVQQIERGTLGIDARVGAYLPEFRAAAAHGVTVRQLLTHTSGLRPELPLYDCPDAASRSAMLRAEAPVGVPGTYTYSDLNPLLLQHVLERITGRTLDVLVRDGITRPLGMASTRFGPCPGAAATEDQRRPWAKADRGMLRGEVHDENAWALGGVAGHAGLFSTGPDLAVFCRALLAGGSYGPARILGPDLVDLLLAPPGLGFAVDQPWFMGELAGHGAAGHTGFTGTSLTLDRATDTFLILLANTVHPRRRPPSSAPRATAATRLSRAVRGARRA
- a CDS encoding multidrug effflux MFS transporter, with product MSEGGAPAPHAPRTAVPERGLAGPPARSARRAGLLVTLILGGLTATPPLAMDMYLPSLPEVTRSLHAPAATVQLTLTACLAGMALGQMVVGPMSDRWGRRRPLLAGLAVYVLATALCAFAPNVETLVAFRLAQGLSGAAGIVIARAVVRDLYDGVAMARFFSTLMLISGVAPIVAPLIGGQILRVTDWRGVFVVLTVVGALLAVVVWTRLPETLPPDRRHGGGVGETLGSMRRLLADRAFTGYLLAGGFAFAALFAYIAASPFVIQEIYGASPQTYSLLFGLNSVGLVIVGQVNGRVLVGRVRLDRVLAVGLVVIILAAAALLLMATGVFGEVGLVPVAAGLFVLMSAMGVTLPNTQALALMRTREHAGSASALLGTSSFLIGAIASPLVGIAGEHTAVPMALVQLAAALVALACFMGMCRPWRPHAAESVQEES